In Candidatus Desulfofervidus auxilii, one genomic interval encodes:
- a CDS encoding YceD family protein, with the protein MIVRIEDIPSEGLELVFREEKKWWDTKKEAYMAVELACPVVAKLKLKLMGEKVHIIGEIHTKLKLFCARCLETFVFPLNTTMDFTLVPSNQLPKTETLRLKKEDLEVEFFNGAEIDLAQIVMGQIFLNIPMKPLCQPNCAGLCPYCGVNLNKEKCKCEKPKIRPFYEALKHLKL; encoded by the coding sequence ATGATTGTTAGAATAGAAGATATTCCATCTGAAGGACTAGAATTAGTATTTAGAGAAGAAAAAAAATGGTGGGACACAAAAAAAGAGGCATATATGGCAGTAGAGCTTGCCTGTCCTGTAGTAGCTAAATTAAAGCTAAAACTAATGGGAGAAAAGGTTCACATAATAGGAGAAATCCATACCAAATTAAAATTATTTTGTGCCCGGTGTTTAGAAACCTTTGTTTTTCCTTTAAACACTACTATGGATTTCACGCTCGTTCCTTCTAATCAGCTTCCTAAAACTGAGACTTTAAGATTAAAAAAGGAAGACCTGGAAGTAGAATTTTTTAACGGAGCAGAAATTGACTTAGCACAGATTGTCATGGGGCAGATTTTTCTCAATATTCCTATGAAGCCCTTATGTCAGCCAAATTGTGCTGGTCTTTGCCCTTATTGTGGAGTAAATCTGAATAAAGAAAAATGTAAATGTGAAAAACCTAAAATCAGGCCGTTTTATGAGGCCTTAAAGCATTTAAAGTTATAA
- the holA gene encoding DNA polymerase III subunit delta, with product MPAYPKERFYTLVNQIPEKIKEKIFCFSGEPYLCEEAAKQIINKIKKKNGIVEYILGDEIDQASFREKLLSASLFAEEKAIWIKDLTEFSFLDPKIINHLQHYLIITTLEAKVIPDFLKNRAIFVDFSIKLKEQQKWQEQLIQTLLKKAKKQITLTAKARLLKYTGFNLFAIKNYLEMLINYIGENEVINEEHIISMVIPIKEEAAFAIGERLIQDNPEVTLNFLKNLLDQGFHPLAILSLLIKEWRFLLEAKILLEEEKINFNESYSYQQFLKTVYPQIKRKNLTILINLHPYVVYIILKRASRYSLKGLYRIHEKLLLTDSFIKTSTKNSLYHLEVLILFWCKMLGGKNG from the coding sequence GTGCCAGCCTATCCTAAAGAAAGATTTTATACCTTAGTGAATCAAATTCCAGAGAAGATAAAAGAGAAAATATTTTGTTTTTCTGGAGAACCCTATCTTTGTGAAGAAGCAGCTAAACAGATAATAAATAAAATTAAGAAAAAAAATGGAATAGTAGAGTATATTTTGGGAGATGAAATAGATCAGGCCTCTTTTAGAGAAAAACTCCTTTCTGCTTCCCTGTTTGCAGAGGAAAAGGCTATTTGGATTAAAGATTTAACAGAATTTTCTTTTTTAGACCCCAAAATTATCAATCACTTACAGCACTATTTGATTATTACTACTTTAGAGGCAAAAGTCATTCCTGATTTTTTGAAGAACAGGGCCATTTTTGTGGATTTTTCAATAAAACTCAAAGAGCAACAAAAATGGCAAGAACAGCTTATCCAAACCCTGCTTAAAAAAGCAAAAAAACAGATTACTCTCACGGCAAAGGCCCGGCTTTTAAAATATACAGGGTTTAATTTATTTGCTATCAAGAATTATTTAGAGATGTTGATAAATTATATAGGAGAAAACGAGGTGATAAACGAAGAGCATATTATTAGTATGGTAATACCCATAAAAGAAGAAGCAGCCTTTGCTATAGGAGAAAGGCTTATTCAAGATAACCCAGAAGTAACTCTTAATTTCTTAAAAAATCTTTTAGACCAGGGATTTCACCCCTTGGCCATTTTAAGTCTTTTAATAAAGGAATGGAGGTTTTTATTAGAGGCAAAGATTCTATTGGAGGAAGAAAAAATTAATTTTAATGAATCTTATAGTTATCAACAATTTCTTAAAACCGTTTATCCGCAGATCAAAAGAAAAAATTTAACTATTTTGATAAACTTACATCCTTATGTAGTGTATATTATTTTGAAAAGAGCTAGTCGATATTCTTTGAAAGGACTTTATAGAATCCATGAGAAGTTA